Genomic segment of Halanaerobiales bacterium:
TAAATTCTACAGGTAGAGTTACTATTTGAAAGAAAACAGCAGCTAAAAATACCACAAAACCAATCCCAATCATTATTTGTGACTGAAGAAAAAATCCAAAAATAGCAAGTGGTAATCCTGCCTGTGAACCTATATTAGCTGCAGGAACTAATTTAGCTCTAATAGATAAAGGTTTATAATTATCATAGTCCTGAATTGCATGACCTGCCTCATGAGCAGCAATACCAATCGCTGCTAAAGAATTACTTCCATAAACACCATCAGATAAATTTAAAACTTTTTCTTTTGGATCATAATGATCATTTAAATCTCCTTCAATTCTTTTTACCTGTACATCATTTATATTATTGTTTTTCAATAATTTTTGAGCAATATCAGCACCTGTAAATCCACTTTTGCTTTTTATATCACTATATTTATTATAGGCTGATTTTACCTTATATTGGGCGTAAATAGCAATTGCTACTGCCGGTAAAAGTATAAGCATTGTTGGATCAAAGAAAAAGGGCATATACATACTAGTTCAACCTCCTAAAGAAATTTTTTTCTTACTTGTATAGAGTTACCTCTTAAATAATTTTCAGTTTTCATTCGTTTTTTACCTGGTACCTGTAAAACATCTATTCTTATATAACCTTTTCCGGTTTGGACAATTATACCATCGTCAACATTAGATTTAATAATCTCTCCAATTTCTTTTTTATTAAAATCTTTTTCTATTATACTAACTTTCCAAATCTTTATTATTTTATCATCGAGTTTTGTATAAGCTCCTGGCCAGGGGTTAACTCCTCTAACCAGATCATAAATTTTTTGAGCATCTTTAGACCAATCTATTCTTCCTAAAGTTTTATCAATTTTAAATGCATATGAAGCTTTATTATGATCCTGTTCTTTTCTTGGAGCTTTACCTTTTTCAAGATCTATAAGTGTTTCTAATAACAAATCAGCACCTTGAGAAGCCAATTTATCATGTAAAACACCAACAGTGTCTTCATAATCTATATCAATTTCTTTTTGATAAATTATATCTCCCTTATCTAATTCTTCATCCATAAACATAGTAGTTACACCAGTTTTTTTATCTCCGTTGATAATTGCCTGATGGATAGGGCTCGAGCCTCTATATTTAGGTAAAAGAGAGGCATGCAAATTAATACAACCATAATCAGGGAAATTTAATATTTCTTTTTTTAATTTTTGACCAAAGGCCACAACTACTATTGCATCTGGGTTATAACTTTTTATTTTATTTATAAATTTATCTTTATTGACATCAGCAGCTGTAAGGACATTTAAATCATTTTTAAGAGCTTTTTTCTTAACAGGGGTTGGTTGACTTTTATGACCTCTACCTTTTTTACGATCTGGCTGAGAAATCACTGCTTTTATATTAATTTTATCACTATTATTTAGTCTTTCCAAACTATCTACTGCAAAATCAGGACTACCCATAAAAATTATATCCATTGCTGACACCTCTATTATTCATTAATTTCTTTTTCTAATTTTTCTTCATCTATTACCCTATCAGTAAAAAGATTTCCTTCTAAATGATCATATTCATGTTGTAATGCTCTTGCTAAAAGACCATCAGCTTCAATTTTTATTTTTTTTCCTTCTTTATTATAACCTTCCATAACTATCTCTTTTGCTCGAACTACAGCTCCGGTTTCATCTGGTATGCTAAGACATCCTTCTTCCATTATTGTTTGACCATTTTCTTCAATGATTTTTGGATTAATAACTTCTATTAAACCATTACCAATATCTACAATAAATAACCTTTGCAAAACTCCAACCTGAGGAGCGGCAAGTCCAATTCCATCAGCTTCATACATTGTATTACTCATATTTTCTATTAAATCTATAGTTTTTTGAGATATTTTTTCTACTTCTTTTGCTTTACTTCGTAAAACAGGATCTCCAATCTTACGAATATTCATTATTGCCATTTTAATTACCTCCTGTTCAAACTTTAATTACCTTCTTTTATTATAACATTGAAATAGGATCTACATCAATATTAAACTTAACACTTTTCAATTTATATGGTAAAAATTTTTCTTTTATTTCATCTAATATATGTTTTCTTTTATTATATTTTGAAAATTTTAATATTATTTGCCAGCGATATTTTCCTCTTAATTTTTCAATAGGAGCAGGAGAAGGACCTAATAGCTCCAAAATTTCACTTTGATAATTATCAAAAAAACTGCCTAAATCATTTGCTCCTCTTATAACTTTTTCATTTTTTTTACCTTCAATAATTATATTAATTAATTTAGAAAAAGGAGGATAATTCAATTGATTTCTTAACTTAATTTCTTTATTGTAAAATTTTTGATAATCATGTTTTCTGGCTGCTTGAATACTATAATGTCCTGGAGTGTAAGTTTGAACTATTACTTCTCCTTTAATATCACCTCTACCTGTTCTACCTGCAACCTGAGTTATTAATTGAAATGTTCTTTCAGCTGAACGAAAATCAGGTAAATTCAAAATAGTATCAGCAGTAATAACTCCAACTACAGAAATCCCTGGGTAATCATGTCCTTTAGTAATCATTTGGGTCCCAATTAAAATATCTGTTTTGTTTTTTTCCAATTTTTTTAATATTTTCCTATGTGCTCCTTTTTTGGTTGTTGTATCAATATCCATCCTATCTACTTCAGCTTCTGGAAAATATTTTTTTACTTCTTCTTCTAATTTTTCTGTACCTATCCCAAATTTTTTTATATATTCACTACCACACTCAGGACAAAATCGTGGAATTTCCTGTTGATAATCACAATAATGACATTTCAATAAATTTTCCTGGTTATGATAGGTCAGTGAAATATCACAGTTCTCACAGCGTAAAACATGTCCACATTCTCTACATAATGCAAAACTGGAATATCCTCTTCTATTCAAAAAGAGTAATATTTGTTCATTTCTTTTTAAAGCATCCTCTATATTGTTTTTTAATTTTTGACTAAAAATTGATAAATTTCCTTCTTTCATTTCATCTCTCATATCAATAATTTCAACTGGAGGCATATCTCTTTTATTAATTCTTTCTGGTAAGGATAAATATTTAAAATAATTTTTTTGTGCAAAATAATAACTTTTTAACGAAGGTGTAGCACTACCTAAAACAAGAGGTATACCAAGAATTTTAGCTCTTTTCACTCCTACTTCACGAGCATGATAATAGGGATAAGTTCCCTGTTTATAGGAATTTTCATGTTCTTCATCAATAATAATCATGCCCAAATTTTGAACAGGAGCAAATATGGCAGATCTCGCTCCAATAGCAATCTTTGCCTTCCCATTTTTTAATCTTAACCATTCATCATATCTCTCTCCAGGAGAAAGATTGCTGTGTAAAACAGCAATCTTATCTCCAAATCTACTATAAAATCTCCTTACCATAACAGGTGCCAGTGAAATTTCGGGAACCAAAATAATTGCTCCCTGATTTTCTTTTAATAATTTTTCTACTAATTGTAAATATACTTCAGTTTTTCCACTCCCAGTAACTCCATGTAACAAATACGTTTGTGAAAAATCTGAATTAAAAAAATTATCTTTTATTTCATTAATTGCTTTTTTTTGATACTTATTAGCTTCAAAACTTTTTTCTTCACTATCTTTTTTTTCCATATAAGGCTTTCTTCTTTTTATTTTTTCTTCTGATCTTATATATCCTTTCTCTATTAATCTATTTACTGTACCAGGATAAGTTCCGGCTTTTTTAGCTAATTCTGTTTTAATATAATCTTTATTTTGATTTTCTAAAAGAAATTTTAGCACTTCTTTTTGTTTTGGTGCTTTTTTTTCGATATCTTTAATTATTTTTCTGATTTCATCAACTTCACGATTTAATCTTATATATTTATTTTTCTTTTTATTTATATTATTATTCAAAACTCCAGCAGGAATTGCCGCTCTAATTACAGATATTAAATTCAAACTATAATAATCTGCCATCCACTGATATAATTTTAGATCTTTCTGAGTAAAAAAACTCTCTTTTTTATAGATTTTCTTTATTTCTTTTAATTTACTATCTTCAATTTCCACATTATTTTTAAAAGATATTATAAAGGCTTTTATACTTCTTTTTCCAAAAGGAACTAAAACTAAATTACCAATTTCAATTTCATCAAAATATTTCTCTGGTATTTTATAATCAAAAAATTTATTTCTTTCTATAAATGGTACATTTACTACAACCTTAGCATATTTAGTCATTTTCTTCATCACCAGTACTTCTATTAATTTCATAAATAGCAATAAATCCACCAACAAGTAATATCAAATAAAAAGTATACAATCTCCAGCCAAATGTAACAATCCCAACTATACTTTTTGGAATAAATGCAACAAATAATGAAGCGAACCCTAACTCTGCAATACCACTTGCTCCTGGGGTAGGCATATAAGGTATAATTAAATAGATAATTGTTTGCATAATATATGCTTTATAAAAATCGGGTTCAAGTCCCATTCCTTTCAAAATAAGAGGCATAATCAAAAACATTAATGACCAGTATATTATCGTATATATTGAAGCAACAAATAACCTAAATTTATTTTTACTTAAAATCAAAAGGGATTCTCTAAATTCATTTAACTCTTTTCTTGCTTTTACTAAATATTTTTTGGCAGTATAATTATTCTTTAAAAATTTATTTAGTTTATTAATACTCAAAATTAGGGAAATTAACTTATCCATAACTTCCGGTATTAAAGTTAATATAATTATTCCTGCTGAAATTAGCATTCCCAAACCAAAGGCAAAATAAAAAATATAATTTGGTACAGCCCCGGCAGAAATTTGATTATTAAAAAACAGGAAAAATATTGGTGTTAATGTCCCAAAGAAAAATAATCTTAAAACAAATTGAATAACTATTACTGTCGAAGATTTACCAACATTTACCCCTTTTTTGTGTAAAAAATAAACCTGGTATGGTCCACCACCAGATGCAAAAGGAGTAACAAAAGAAACAAATGAACCTCCAAGATATACTACTATACTATCCATAAGAGATATAGTATCTCCAATAGTTGTAACCAGTAATTTTAATCTTAAACCAGCAAAAAGCCAATTAGTCATCATTACCAGTAACATATAAAGCAAATATCTATATTTTATCTTATCAATTAATTTGTCAAGTGCTTCTAAATCTATTGTATAAAAAATAATACCAGCTGAAAAAAGAAGACTTACAATTACTGTAAATCGTAATCCTTTAATAATAGTCTGTTTATCAATAGTCTTTGCTTTTGGCATAAACTCACCTCATATACAGTAAATACCGGAAGTATAACTTCCGGTATAGAATTTACATTTTTTCTGCCTGTTTTTGGAGTTTATCACTTTTATCTGTTTTTTCCCAGGGAAGATCTAAATCTAACCGTCCAAAATGTCCATATTTTGCTGTTTTCTGATAAATTGGATTCCATAAATTTAGATTCTCAATTATTTTTTTTGGTCTTAAGTCAAAATTATCTTTAACTAATTTTACAAGTTTTTCTTCAGATATTTTACCAGTCCCAAAAGTTTCCACCATAATTGAAAGAGGTTCAGCTACCCCGATAGCATATGAGAGCTGTACTTCACATCGATCGGCAAGACCTGCTGCTACAATATTTTTTGCTACATAACGAGCAGCATAAGTAGCAGAACGATCTACTTTTGTTGGATCTTTACCAGAAAAAGCTCCTCCACCATGTCTGGCTGTTCCTCCATATGTATCAACAATAATTTTTCTACCTGTTAAGCCACTGTCTCCATGTGGTCCTCCAATAACAAATCTACCAGTTGGATTTATTAAAATTTTAGTGTTTTCATCTATTAATTCTTCTGAAATAACATTTTTAATAACATAATTTTTAATATCTTTCTCTATTTCTTTATATCCAATATCTGGATGGTGTTGGGCAGAAACTAGAACCTTATCAACTCTAACAGGCACATTATCAACATATTCTACTGTTACCTGAGTTTTACCATCAGGTCTTAAGTAAGGAATTATTTTTTTCTTTCTAACTTCAGCCAACCTTTTTGATAATTTATGAGCTAATGTTATAGGTAAAGGCATTAGTTCTGGTGTTTCATTACAGGCATAACCAAACATAAGCCCCTGATCTCCAGCACCTAATTCTCCATTCTCTCTATCTTCACTTTCTCTAACTTCTAATGCTTTATCTACACCTTGAGCAATATCACTGGATTGCTCATCTAAAGCTGTTAAAACACCACAGGTTTCACCATCAAATCCAAATTTAGCTCTGTTATAACCAATATCAAGAATAGTTTGTCTGGCAATATCCGTGATATCTACATAACAGTCAGTTGAAATTTCACCTGAAACTAACACAAGTCCTGTAGTAACAAAAGTTTCACAGGCAACTCTTGCATCAGGGTCTTTGGCCAAAACAGCATCAAGTACAGCATCAGAAATTTGATCAGCAACTTTGTCCGGATGTCCTTCAGTTACTGATTCCGAAGTAAAAAGATAGCTTTTTGTCATCTATATCACCCTTTAATAACTTTATATTTATAATAAATTCAAACAAAAAAAACAACCATTTCTTCTATTTTTTAGCATAATTTTATCTTTTATCTAATATATATAGTTTAGCATATTGCAATTTTTATGTCAATTTTAAGCCAGGCTTATAGTTAAGGCCTTAAACTCAATCCATATTTTTTCTATGAAATATTTCTATGCCTTAAAAATATTATTATTATTCCAATAAATATCATAAAAAGACTTATTAATCTGGCTACCATTATTCCTTCAAAAATTAAGCTATCTGTTCTCATTTTCTCAATAAAAAATCTAGCACTGGAATATAAAATTAAATATAATGCAAAAACATCACCATCTTTGATGAATTTTCTTCTCCTTAAAAATATAAGAATTATAAATATTAATAAATTCCAGATAGATTCATATAAAAAAGTAGGCTGTCGATAATAACCATCTATATACATTTGTTGTTTAATAAAACCAGGAAATTTATTGTAATATTCTGAGCTGACAATTTTACCATATGCTTCTTGATTAATAAAATTTCCCCATCTGCCAATAGCCTGACCTAATATTAAAGAAGGAGCAATAATATCTACAACTTTCCAAAAATTAACCTGATATTTTTTAACCAAAATCCATAAGACAATTAGACCACCGATTATAGCACCATGAATAGCAAGTCCACCCTGTCTTATATTAATAATAGCTGAAATATCATTTTTATAATATGACCAGTTAAATATTACATAATACAATCTTGCTCCAATAATTGCTCCTGGAAGAGCAAAAATTATAAAGTCATAAAAAAACTCTTCATCAATTCCTTTTTTTCTACTTTCTTTAATAACCAGGAAAAAACCTAATAAAACTGCACTTCCAATTAAAATACCATACCAGCGAACAGATAAAAATCCGAGATTAATAGCTATTGGATCGATTTATTAACTCACCTCCATATGAAATTTCTCTATTATTATTATTTATCCAATATTAATAAATTTCCTTCTTTTAAATTATATTAAAGCTTGAAATAAACAAAAACCAGGCGGAAATACCACCTGGTTTTATTTTTAAATTATATATTTTTCAAATTATCCAAAATAGTATCTGCTATTTCTATTTTTTCCATAAGGGTTAAAGACTTTTTTGTATTTTTGGTTAAAATTTCAACTTCATTTTTATCACTTTGAAATCCAGCATCATCTCTGGTTATATCATTGGCTATTATCATATCAAGATTTTTATCTTTTAATTTTTTTAATGAATTTTTTATAAGATATTCACTTTCAGCAGCAAATCCAACCAAAATTTGACCTGCAGGTTTATTTTTGCCTAATTCAGCTAAAATATCAGGAGTGGATTCCACCTCAATACTTGTAATATCATTATCTTTCTTTTTCAATTTATTTTTATTGTATTTTTTTGGTTTTAAATCTGATACCGCAGCAGCTTTGATTATTATATCCTGTTCCTGAGAACGATTAATTACTGCATCTTTCATTTCTTCTGCAGTTTTTACTTTAATTAAATTTACTCCTAAAGGTTTTTCTAACTGACTGGGACCACTGACTAATGTTACATCTGCTCCTCGATAACTGGCCATTCTAGCCAATTCATAACCCATCTTTCCACTTGAATAGTTAGAAATAAAACGTACCGGATCAATAGCTTCTCGCGTTGGACCGGCAGTTATTAATATTTTTTTATTTTTAAAATCTTTTTTTGTCAATTCTTTTTTTATATTTTCAACCAGTTGATATGGTTCTGGCAATCGACCTTCACCAACATCTCCACAGGCTAAATAACCTGATGGTGAATTTATAATATTATAACCTTTTTCCTGTAAATAGTCCATATTATCCTGTACTATTGGATTATTATACATATTAACATTCATTGCTGGCGAAATTAGAACTGGAGCCTGAGTTGCCGTAATAATGGTTGTTAGTAAATCATCAGCAATACCATTAGCAATTTTACCAATAATATTAGCAGTGGCTGGAGCAATAAGAAATAAATCAGCTTTTTTAGCAAGCGAAATATGTTTAACTTCAAAACTTTCTGGAGGACTAAATAAATTGCTTTCGACAGGTCTGTGGGTTATTGATCTAAAAGTAAGAGGTTTAATAAATTCAGTAGCAGACTCTGTCATAATAACATCTACATTTGCTCCTAATTTAATAAGACGGCTTGCAACTTCTACCATCTTATATGCCGCAACCCCTCCACTAATTCCTAAAACTATATTTTTATCCATTTTTATGCCTCCAATTAGTACTTATAAAAATTATTTTATACTATCGGCACTATTTTTTCTATAAGTTATTTTACCTTTTTGGATTTCCTCTAAACTTTTTGATACAGGTTTTACTCCTTTATATTCATCAAGTAATTCCTGTCCTCCCAGATTTAAATGTCTGGCTCTTTTAGCAGCTAGGATTATTAAAGTATAAGTACTATCAGCTTTTTCTTTTAAAGATTCAATTGTTACATCTGTAACCATTTAAATCAACTCCCTTTTTTATTTTGTTCTTTTAATATTACCCTTTTTAGTTCTGAAACTGCATTTTCAACTTCATCATTTAAAATAGTATAATCATATTCACTAATTTCTTGAATTTCAGTTTTAGCATTTTTCAAACGAACCTTCTTGGTTTTATCATTTTCTGTATTTCTCTTTTGTAATCTATTTTTTAATTCTTCAATAGAAGGTGGTTTCAAAAAAATGAAAACTGCATTAGGATATTTTTCTTTTACCTGTTTTGCTCCCTGAATATCTATCTCTAATATTATATCTTTGCCTTCAGCTAAAGTTCTATCAACATATTTTTTTGGGGTACCATAATAATTATTATGTACTTTAGCACTTTCAATAAATTTATCATTCTTTTTTAATTCTTTAAATCTTTCCTCAGAAATAAAAAAATAATCTTCTCCATCTATCTCTCCTGGACGTCTTTCTCTGGTTGTAGCAGAAACAGAATATTCTACTTCCTTAAAATTTTTCATTAAAGCTTCCAATACAGTTCCCTTACCTACTCCAGAGGGCCCTGAAAGAACAAATAATATTCCTTTGCTCATGAGAGCACCTCCTTTTATTCTTTATCATCTAATCTATGAGAAACTGTTTCTGGTTGAATAGCAGACAATACAACATGATCACTATCTGTAATTATAACTGCTCTTGTTCTACGTCCATAAGTGGCATCTATTAACATACCTCTTTCTCTAGCTTCCTGTACTATTCTTTTTATTGGAGCTGACTCCGGACTTACTACTGCAATTACTCTATTCCCGGCAACAATATTTCCAAAACCAATATTTATCAAATTTACATCCATTTATATCTTCCCCCTATATCACTTTACAAATTTAAATATAAAAACTCTACTTTAAATTATAATATCACAGTATAGGCCATTTGACAAGGATTGAGAATAAAAGTTATTATCTTAATTAATTGACTATTCGTTAATTTTTTTTTATACTTATATTTAGGTTCAAAATAATAGGAAGTAAGAGGTGATTAATATGGCAATAGATGGAGTCTTATTAAATAATTGTAAATTCGACTTAGAAAACAAAATAATAGGTAGTAGAGTAAATAAAATATATCAAATGGGAAAAACACTTTTGACCATAGATATAAGACAACCAGGTGAAAGTCTAAAAATACTTATTTCGATAGATCCTGAAGGTTCAAGAGTTCATTTAACTGATTTAAAGTTTGAACATCCTTCACATCCCCCTGATTTTTGTATGGTCTTAAGAAAATATTTAAGTAATGGTAATATTGTAAAAATAACACAACCTGAATTTGAAAGAGTTCTCCATCTGAAAATTGATAAAGGTGGAAAAATCTATACATTAATATTAGAAATAATGGGTAGATACAGTAATATAATTTTAGTTGATGAAAATAATATAGTACTTGATGCAATGAAAAGAGTTGGAGAAAAAAAGAATAAAGAAAGACAACTATATCCTGGCATAGAATATCAGGCACCACCACCTCAGGATAAATTAAATCCTTTAAATGTTGATAAAAAGGATTTTTTCGAAAAAATACCTGATGATTTCAGAAAATATTGTTATAAGGCTATAATGTATAATTTTAGAGGTATTGGACCAAACATAGCAAAAGAAATAGTTCATAGGGCAAATATAGATTATGAAAAACATTTTCATGAATTAAGTAATGAAAATTTAGATTCAATCTGGAAAAGTTTTGATCAAATTTTTAGCAAAGTTAATAATGGAGAATTTAATCCTACAGTTGGTATTAATGAAGATACTCTCATAGATTATACTTCTGCTTTTGAATTAAAATATATAAA
This window contains:
- a CDS encoding zinc metallopeptidase, with the protein product MYMPFFFDPTMLILLPAVAIAIYAQYKVKSAYNKYSDIKSKSGFTGADIAQKLLKNNNINDVQVKRIEGDLNDHYDPKEKVLNLSDGVYGSNSLAAIGIAAHEAGHAIQDYDNYKPLSIRAKLVPAANIGSQAGLPLAIFGFFLQSQIMIGIGFVVFLAAVFFQIVTLPVEFNASNRAIQQLNQNSYLDSNELQGAKKVLRAAAFTYVAATLVAFANLLRIAMLFGMGRRD
- the fmt gene encoding methionyl-tRNA formyltransferase, whose protein sequence is MDIIFMGSPDFAVDSLERLNNSDKINIKAVISQPDRKKGRGHKSQPTPVKKKALKNDLNVLTAADVNKDKFINKIKSYNPDAIVVVAFGQKLKKEILNFPDYGCINLHASLLPKYRGSSPIHQAIINGDKKTGVTTMFMDEELDKGDIIYQKEIDIDYEDTVGVLHDKLASQGADLLLETLIDLEKGKAPRKEQDHNKASYAFKIDKTLGRIDWSKDAQKIYDLVRGVNPWPGAYTKLDDKIIKIWKVSIIEKDFNKKEIGEIIKSNVDDGIIVQTGKGYIRIDVLQVPGKKRMKTENYLRGNSIQVRKKFL
- the def gene encoding peptide deformylase; this encodes MAIMNIRKIGDPVLRSKAKEVEKISQKTIDLIENMSNTMYEADGIGLAAPQVGVLQRLFIVDIGNGLIEVINPKIIEENGQTIMEEGCLSIPDETGAVVRAKEIVMEGYNKEGKKIKIEADGLLARALQHEYDHLEGNLFTDRVIDEEKLEKEINE
- the priA gene encoding primosomal protein N', with protein sequence MKLIEVLVMKKMTKYAKVVVNVPFIERNKFFDYKIPEKYFDEIEIGNLVLVPFGKRSIKAFIISFKNNVEIEDSKLKEIKKIYKKESFFTQKDLKLYQWMADYYSLNLISVIRAAIPAGVLNNNINKKKNKYIRLNREVDEIRKIIKDIEKKAPKQKEVLKFLLENQNKDYIKTELAKKAGTYPGTVNRLIEKGYIRSEEKIKRRKPYMEKKDSEEKSFEANKYQKKAINEIKDNFFNSDFSQTYLLHGVTGSGKTEVYLQLVEKLLKENQGAIILVPEISLAPVMVRRFYSRFGDKIAVLHSNLSPGERYDEWLRLKNGKAKIAIGARSAIFAPVQNLGMIIIDEEHENSYKQGTYPYYHAREVGVKRAKILGIPLVLGSATPSLKSYYFAQKNYFKYLSLPERINKRDMPPVEIIDMRDEMKEGNLSIFSQKLKNNIEDALKRNEQILLFLNRRGYSSFALCRECGHVLRCENCDISLTYHNQENLLKCHYCDYQQEIPRFCPECGSEYIKKFGIGTEKLEEEVKKYFPEAEVDRMDIDTTTKKGAHRKILKKLEKNKTDILIGTQMITKGHDYPGISVVGVITADTILNLPDFRSAERTFQLITQVAGRTGRGDIKGEVIVQTYTPGHYSIQAARKHDYQKFYNKEIKLRNQLNYPPFSKLINIIIEGKKNEKVIRGANDLGSFFDNYQSEILELLGPSPAPIEKLRGKYRWQIILKFSKYNKRKHILDEIKEKFLPYKLKSVKFNIDVDPISML
- a CDS encoding lysylphosphatidylglycerol synthase transmembrane domain-containing protein; this encodes MPKAKTIDKQTIIKGLRFTVIVSLLFSAGIIFYTIDLEALDKLIDKIKYRYLLYMLLVMMTNWLFAGLRLKLLVTTIGDTISLMDSIVVYLGGSFVSFVTPFASGGGPYQVYFLHKKGVNVGKSSTVIVIQFVLRLFFFGTLTPIFFLFFNNQISAGAVPNYIFYFAFGLGMLISAGIIILTLIPEVMDKLISLILSINKLNKFLKNNYTAKKYLVKARKELNEFRESLLILSKNKFRLFVASIYTIIYWSLMFLIMPLILKGMGLEPDFYKAYIMQTIIYLIIPYMPTPGASGIAELGFASLFVAFIPKSIVGIVTFGWRLYTFYLILLVGGFIAIYEINRSTGDEEND
- the metK gene encoding methionine adenosyltransferase, whose amino-acid sequence is MTKSYLFTSESVTEGHPDKVADQISDAVLDAVLAKDPDARVACETFVTTGLVLVSGEISTDCYVDITDIARQTILDIGYNRAKFGFDGETCGVLTALDEQSSDIAQGVDKALEVRESEDRENGELGAGDQGLMFGYACNETPELMPLPITLAHKLSKRLAEVRKKKIIPYLRPDGKTQVTVEYVDNVPVRVDKVLVSAQHHPDIGYKEIEKDIKNYVIKNVISEELIDENTKILINPTGRFVIGGPHGDSGLTGRKIIVDTYGGTARHGGGAFSGKDPTKVDRSATYAARYVAKNIVAAGLADRCEVQLSYAIGVAEPLSIMVETFGTGKISEEKLVKLVKDNFDLRPKKIIENLNLWNPIYQKTAKYGHFGRLDLDLPWEKTDKSDKLQKQAEKM
- the lgt gene encoding prolipoprotein diacylglyceryl transferase, with amino-acid sequence MDPIAINLGFLSVRWYGILIGSAVLLGFFLVIKESRKKGIDEEFFYDFIIFALPGAIIGARLYYVIFNWSYYKNDISAIINIRQGGLAIHGAIIGGLIVLWILVKKYQVNFWKVVDIIAPSLILGQAIGRWGNFINQEAYGKIVSSEYYNKFPGFIKQQMYIDGYYRQPTFLYESIWNLLIFIILIFLRRRKFIKDGDVFALYLILYSSARFFIEKMRTDSLIFEGIMVARLISLFMIFIGIIIIFLRHRNIS
- the coaBC gene encoding bifunctional phosphopantothenoylcysteine decarboxylase/phosphopantothenate--cysteine ligase CoaBC; translation: MDKNIVLGISGGVAAYKMVEVASRLIKLGANVDVIMTESATEFIKPLTFRSITHRPVESNLFSPPESFEVKHISLAKKADLFLIAPATANIIGKIANGIADDLLTTIITATQAPVLISPAMNVNMYNNPIVQDNMDYLQEKGYNIINSPSGYLACGDVGEGRLPEPYQLVENIKKELTKKDFKNKKILITAGPTREAIDPVRFISNYSSGKMGYELARMASYRGADVTLVSGPSQLEKPLGVNLIKVKTAEEMKDAVINRSQEQDIIIKAAAVSDLKPKKYNKNKLKKKDNDITSIEVESTPDILAELGKNKPAGQILVGFAAESEYLIKNSLKKLKDKNLDMIIANDITRDDAGFQSDKNEVEILTKNTKKSLTLMEKIEIADTILDNLKNI
- the rpoZ gene encoding DNA-directed RNA polymerase subunit omega, producing MVTDVTIESLKEKADSTYTLIILAAKRARHLNLGGQELLDEYKGVKPVSKSLEEIQKGKITYRKNSADSIK
- the gmk gene encoding guanylate kinase, whose amino-acid sequence is MSKGILFVLSGPSGVGKGTVLEALMKNFKEVEYSVSATTRERRPGEIDGEDYFFISEERFKELKKNDKFIESAKVHNNYYGTPKKYVDRTLAEGKDIILEIDIQGAKQVKEKYPNAVFIFLKPPSIEELKNRLQKRNTENDKTKKVRLKNAKTEIQEISEYDYTILNDEVENAVSELKRVILKEQNKKGS
- a CDS encoding DUF370 domain-containing protein, producing MDVNLINIGFGNIVAGNRVIAVVSPESAPIKRIVQEARERGMLIDATYGRRTRAVIITDSDHVVLSAIQPETVSHRLDDKE